In a single window of the Prionailurus viverrinus isolate Anna chromosome D3, UM_Priviv_1.0, whole genome shotgun sequence genome:
- the GRP gene encoding gastrin-releasing peptide isoform X3 codes for MRRRQLPLVLLALVLCQAPRGPAAPLPAGTGTALDKMYPRGNHWAVGHLMGKKSTRESPYVYEGGSLKQQLQYILWEEAARNLLSLMEGKGTGSYQPPQRELLAIRQSPWDSQDGSAFKVVGSKRKDSQRDGRDPQLN; via the exons ATGCGCCGCCGCCAGCTCCCCCTCGTCCTGCTGGCGCTGGTCCTCTGCCAGGCGCcccggggccccgccgccccgctGCCGGCGGGCACGGGCACCGCGCTGGACAAGATGTACCCGCGCGGCAACCACTGGGCCGTGG GGCACCTGATGGGGAAAAAGAGCACGAGAGAGTCCCCGTATGTTTATGAAGGGGGGAGTCTGAAGCAGCAGCTGCAGTATATTCTTTGGGAAGAAGCTGCAAGGAATTTGCTCAGCCTCATGGAAGGAAAGGGGACCGGAAGCTATCAGCCGCCTCAAAGGGAGCTCCTGGCCATCCGCCAGTCCCCTTGGGATTCCCAGGATGGCAGCGCCTTTAAAGTTGTAGGTTCAAAACGTAAAG ATTCTCAACGTGACGGAAGGGACCCCCAGCTGAACTGA
- the GRP gene encoding gastrin-releasing peptide isoform X2, whose amino-acid sequence MRRRQLPLVLLALVLCQAPRGPAAPLPAGTGTALDKMYPRGNHWAVGHLMGKKSTRESPYVYEGGSLKQQLQYILWEEAARNLLSLMEGKGTGSYQPPQRELLAIRQSPWDSQDGSAFKVLVDSLLQILNVTEGTPS is encoded by the exons ATGCGCCGCCGCCAGCTCCCCCTCGTCCTGCTGGCGCTGGTCCTCTGCCAGGCGCcccggggccccgccgccccgctGCCGGCGGGCACGGGCACCGCGCTGGACAAGATGTACCCGCGCGGCAACCACTGGGCCGTGG GGCACCTGATGGGGAAAAAGAGCACGAGAGAGTCCCCGTATGTTTATGAAGGGGGGAGTCTGAAGCAGCAGCTGCAGTATATTCTTTGGGAAGAAGCTGCAAGGAATTTGCTCAGCCTCATGGAAGGAAAGGGGACCGGAAGCTATCAGCCGCCTCAAAGGGAGCTCCTGGCCATCCGCCAGTCCCCTTGGGATTCCCAGGATGGCAGCGCCTTTAAAGTT CTGGTGGACTCTCTGCTCCAGATTCTCAACGTGACGGAAGGGACCCCCAGCTGA
- the GRP gene encoding gastrin-releasing peptide isoform X1 translates to MRRRQLPLVLLALVLCQAPRGPAAPLPAGTGTALDKMYPRGNHWAVGHLMGKKSTRESPYVYEGGSLKQQLQYILWEEAARNLLSLMEGKGTGSYQPPQRELLAIRQSPWDSQDGSAFKVVGSKRKAGGLSAPDSQRDGRDPQLN, encoded by the exons ATGCGCCGCCGCCAGCTCCCCCTCGTCCTGCTGGCGCTGGTCCTCTGCCAGGCGCcccggggccccgccgccccgctGCCGGCGGGCACGGGCACCGCGCTGGACAAGATGTACCCGCGCGGCAACCACTGGGCCGTGG GGCACCTGATGGGGAAAAAGAGCACGAGAGAGTCCCCGTATGTTTATGAAGGGGGGAGTCTGAAGCAGCAGCTGCAGTATATTCTTTGGGAAGAAGCTGCAAGGAATTTGCTCAGCCTCATGGAAGGAAAGGGGACCGGAAGCTATCAGCCGCCTCAAAGGGAGCTCCTGGCCATCCGCCAGTCCCCTTGGGATTCCCAGGATGGCAGCGCCTTTAAAGTTGTAGGTTCAAAACGTAAAG CTGGTGGACTCTCTGCTCCAGATTCTCAACGTGACGGAAGGGACCCCCAGCTGAACTGA